A single genomic interval of Stieleria maiorica harbors:
- a CDS encoding threonine aldolase family protein, with protein sequence MFFASDNWAGAADEIAASLQRHSEGFSPAYGASELDRQLEQRFNDLFEREVAVFFVGTGTAANSLALSAVNRPGGFVLCHREAHLIEDECGAPEFFTSGARLAPIDGPLGKIDPAALRRGLERFDPEFVHHGQPMAVSMTQATEVGTVYSNEEVRAIAEHTHAFGLPLHMDGARFANAMVRLGSTPAEMTWKSGVDVLSFGATKNGCWCAEALVFFDPARAKQLPFIRKRAAQLFSKTRFIAAQFHAYLDDDLWIRLARHANAMADRLADGLANSQHVSIAWPCQSNELFVTMPKAAAERLKDQGARFYPWPVPEEFESKLEPGQGLYRLVTSFATTTDHVDQFVALVG encoded by the coding sequence ATGTTTTTTGCCAGCGACAATTGGGCCGGCGCGGCAGACGAAATCGCCGCCTCACTGCAACGCCACTCCGAAGGCTTCTCTCCCGCCTACGGGGCCAGTGAACTGGATCGACAACTCGAACAGCGTTTCAATGACCTGTTCGAACGTGAAGTCGCGGTCTTTTTCGTCGGCACCGGAACGGCCGCGAATTCGTTGGCCCTTTCGGCGGTCAATCGCCCCGGCGGCTTTGTCCTTTGCCATCGTGAAGCCCATTTGATCGAAGACGAGTGCGGGGCACCGGAATTCTTTACCTCCGGCGCAAGGCTGGCCCCGATCGACGGCCCCTTGGGCAAAATCGACCCCGCCGCGCTGCGTCGTGGGCTGGAACGTTTTGATCCCGAATTCGTCCACCACGGCCAGCCGATGGCCGTCAGCATGACACAAGCGACCGAAGTCGGAACGGTCTATAGCAACGAGGAAGTCCGGGCGATCGCCGAACACACCCACGCCTTCGGATTGCCGCTGCACATGGACGGGGCACGCTTCGCCAACGCCATGGTCCGGTTGGGGTCAACGCCCGCCGAAATGACCTGGAAAAGCGGCGTCGACGTGCTGTCGTTCGGGGCGACCAAGAACGGTTGTTGGTGTGCCGAAGCGCTCGTCTTCTTTGATCCCGCCCGCGCCAAACAACTGCCGTTCATTCGGAAACGCGCCGCCCAGCTGTTTTCCAAAACACGCTTCATCGCGGCACAATTCCACGCCTACCTGGACGACGACCTTTGGATTCGGCTGGCGAGGCACGCCAATGCGATGGCGGATCGCTTGGCCGATGGACTGGCAAACTCGCAACACGTTTCGATCGCCTGGCCGTGCCAGTCCAACGAATTGTTCGTCACGATGCCCAAAGCCGCGGCCGAGCGGCTGAAAGACCAGGGGGCTCGATTTTATCCTTGGCCGGTCCCCGAGGAATTCGAATCCAAGCTGGAACCCGGCCAGGGGTTGTATCGACTGGTGACCTCGTTTGCCACGACCACCGACCATGTCGACCAGTTCGTCGCGTTGGTCGGGTAA
- a CDS encoding di-heme oxidoredictase family protein, protein MLQQRMGVRCFGGLILVAGCLSLVGQSAWAVSPESIAAGKQLFEKSWSPQNPALMGNDGLGPLFNGQSCAVCHRQGGIGGAGEAEFNAKSISIESMRVSGGPINPDVIRQAIRGFHPGFIDPQAGIVNSLSLAHHGGTSAFAASRDALMQKVPALFSDNGGSVNAAEVRLANATPILYSSTDGNYQTTIRARMFQRNTTPLFGAGLIDQVTVKQLRAVEREQTKHPEISGRLSTLASGGVGRFGWRGNVETLLDFCDQACAAEVGLETRRINQPADPMAPAYRNPTYDISDGQIKAIAAFVAALPAPKREIPQDSDRRLMAARGEQVFASIGCAVCHRPTLGPAAGIYSDLLLHDMGPNSYDLNPADPYIVRATPVTRMDFAVDSETTVSRTMVDDTVMGTAYYGGKYSMEPGSTSTIGGQSSSVNTAASRSAIPVRPSVVVSRYEYRFEAAPVPPMTLRFVNAESQSKSWQTTKSDTQLVENRVNRDNRERTASGRDTFTTENTTTTTQNIRQTRTDYTRLHLEPTYFTQEWRTPPLWGVRDTAPYMHDGRAETLLEAITMHDGESQGTRDRFLTMPLEDRQAVIEFLNTLVAPPNAPQPTS, encoded by the coding sequence CGGGAAAACAACTGTTTGAAAAGAGCTGGTCGCCGCAGAACCCGGCCCTGATGGGCAATGACGGATTGGGCCCGCTGTTCAACGGCCAATCCTGTGCGGTCTGTCACCGACAAGGCGGCATCGGGGGCGCCGGGGAGGCCGAATTCAACGCCAAATCGATCAGCATCGAATCGATGCGCGTCTCCGGCGGACCGATCAATCCCGATGTCATTCGCCAGGCGATCCGTGGTTTCCACCCGGGCTTCATCGATCCCCAAGCCGGCATCGTCAATTCGCTGTCCCTGGCGCATCACGGCGGCACGTCTGCGTTCGCCGCCTCGCGTGACGCGTTGATGCAAAAAGTCCCCGCCCTGTTCAGTGACAACGGCGGCTCGGTCAATGCCGCCGAAGTCCGACTGGCCAACGCGACGCCGATCTTGTACTCGTCGACCGACGGCAACTACCAAACGACGATCCGCGCCCGCATGTTCCAGCGAAACACGACGCCGCTGTTCGGTGCCGGGCTGATTGATCAAGTCACGGTCAAGCAGCTGCGGGCGGTCGAACGAGAACAGACAAAGCACCCGGAAATCAGCGGCCGGCTTTCGACGTTGGCCAGCGGCGGCGTCGGCCGGTTCGGTTGGCGCGGGAACGTGGAAACACTGTTGGATTTTTGCGACCAGGCCTGTGCGGCCGAAGTCGGACTGGAAACGCGCCGGATCAACCAACCCGCCGATCCGATGGCGCCGGCGTATCGCAACCCGACCTACGACATCTCGGATGGCCAGATCAAAGCGATCGCCGCCTTCGTTGCCGCCTTGCCGGCACCGAAGCGAGAGATCCCCCAGGACTCCGATCGACGCTTGATGGCCGCACGCGGCGAACAAGTTTTTGCCTCGATCGGCTGTGCCGTCTGTCATCGCCCGACTCTCGGTCCCGCGGCGGGCATCTACAGCGACTTGCTGCTTCACGACATGGGGCCGAACTCCTATGACCTCAATCCGGCTGACCCGTACATCGTCCGTGCAACGCCGGTCACGCGGATGGATTTTGCCGTCGATTCCGAAACGACGGTGTCCCGCACCATGGTCGATGACACCGTCATGGGAACCGCTTATTACGGTGGAAAGTATTCGATGGAGCCTGGGTCGACGAGCACCATTGGCGGACAGTCCTCAAGCGTCAATACGGCGGCGTCCAGGTCCGCGATTCCGGTCCGGCCGAGCGTCGTGGTTTCACGCTATGAATATCGCTTCGAAGCCGCTCCCGTGCCGCCGATGACCCTGCGTTTCGTCAACGCAGAGAGTCAATCGAAGTCGTGGCAAACGACCAAGAGCGACACTCAGTTGGTCGAAAACAGAGTGAATCGCGACAATCGAGAACGGACCGCTTCGGGACGCGACACCTTTACGACCGAGAACACAACGACGACGACTCAAAACATTCGTCAGACCCGCACCGATTACACCCGGTTGCACCTGGAGCCGACATACTTCACCCAGGAATGGAGGACGCCACCGTTGTGGGGCGTGCGTGATACGGCCCCCTACATGCACGACGGTCGCGCCGAAACCCTGCTCGAAGCGATCACCATGCACGATGGGGAATCCCAAGGGACGCGGGATCGATTCTTGACGATGCCGCTGGAAGACCGGCAAGCGGTGATCGAGTTCCTCAACACGTTGGTCGCGCCGCCGAATGCGCCTCAGCCGACGAGTTAG